The following DNA comes from Bos indicus x Bos taurus breed Angus x Brahman F1 hybrid chromosome 5, Bos_hybrid_MaternalHap_v2.0, whole genome shotgun sequence.
ATCTGGTCCCAGTCTCGGCAGAGGCGGTCCCAGGGTCCGGGCACGACGCGGTGCAGCCAGCTGGGCATCGCCATGGTCAAGAGCGTGGACACGAACACCGAGCCGACCGCGCGGATGAAGGTCTCTGTGTCTGGGGGCACCTCTGCCTCCAGGCAGCCGAGGCGGGAGCCCAGCAGCACCGCAGCAATGCCTGGCCGGGAGGGGGCGCTGTCAGGGCACCTCGAGACCCGGCCCAGGTGCCTCTTACGCGTGTTCCAGTCCTGGGACTCACCTTCCAGTCCAAACTTGTAAAACTCTCCCGCCACGTCTCGAACCAGGGAGGGCGGCCCAGCGCCCAGTCCTCGCTGGCGCCGCAGTCGCCTCACAAGGTCACGCACCACGCCGTGTAGGGTCCCGGCATAGCGGGCGGCCGCTTGAGGCCGGAGGAGCAGCGGGGCCAGGAGGCTGCGAAGCCTCTGCCATTCTTCCCCTTCCCTGTGCGGGGGTGCGGAGAGGGGGCGCATCAGGGCAGACGGTGGTGTGGAGAGGCGACCCGACGGGGCTAGTGGCGCTGGAGATGGAGCGTGTCGGGCTGGGGTGGCCAGGAGAGGGATAGCGTCTTCTCCCTCGGGAGAACAGAAACCTGATCCTGCCGGCACCCGCTTTCCTTCCCCCCTCCTCATTACTCATTTCCTGCCCCGGAGGGGCCTGGGTTCCTGGGTAAGCTGAGTCACAGAATCTTCCTTTGCATCTAGATCCTGGTGCCTCAGCCCCTTCCGCGAGTCCCCAAGATTCCGGCTTCAAAAGATAAAGAGGTGAACAAGCACGAGAGCCGGGCTCCACCTGAGCTTGAGCGAAACGGACTGGGGTGGGAACCTCGATTTGCCAGAAGGTTGGGGAGAACGACCTCCACCTCCCCAGACTGTCTCCAGACCGGGCCGCAAGGGAGGAAAGCAGCTGGACGTCGGGGGCTTTGGGGCCAGAGGACTCACGCGGTGAGCAATCCGCAAGCCCGCTGGCGGCGGCGACGGTGCTCAGTCCAGGGTGAGAAGCTGCAGCGTTCGGGCCGGGGTCCCTCCTGTCGTAGCAGCTGCTCGACGAGCGTAGGGGCCGCCAGGTACACGGTGCGCACCGTCCCGAAGCTGGCCAACCACACCGGCCCGAAGCGCGCGGCGCCCTGCACCTGGGAGAATGCGAGCGGCGGACCTGGAGATCCGGGCCGGGAGGTCCCGGCTTGGCCTGCGCCAACTCCAAGGGCGCTGTTTCGGGTATGAAAAGGGGAGCTTCTGCTCCCAAGTGGTGTATGGCTCTGATGCTGCAAacccctctcctttccctcactCCCCATCCCTAGTAAGTCTGGGTGTGATGGGCAAAACGGAGAAGCTGGGCGCAAAGCTGACTTTCAGCACCTCTCTTTCACCACCTGGGCGGATAAATCCCTAAAGTCTCCTCCCGTGGACTGTTCATCTTAGGATGAGCCCCTCCTGAAGGTATAGGAGCGTACTAGCTTTAAGAGAGTCCCGCCTCCCGCGCACTTGTTCTGGATCTGCGAGCCTCCAGACGCCTGCATCGCGAGAAGGGGCGTTTTGAACGCACTCCTCCGCGGGGTATCCAGAGGACTCCGCGTCTCGGGAGCCACCGGCCCCAGTCCCAACTTCGTCTTTTCCGTAACGCATGGGCATCCGTTCCCACCGGCCCTCCTTGCTACGTTCTGCACTAGGGTTTGTGGAAGCCAACCTCCCCAGCTTTCAGTCGTGGGAACGGCGCCCCATTCTACCTGCAGCTCGTGTAGCCGTGACAGCCCCCCTTTGCAGAAAAGCTCCGCAAGGAAGCCGGGCGTGGAGGGGCCTGGGATGTCCGCCAAAACCCGGGGCGCTGACTCGGAGCCTCTGGAGCCCAGTGAGGCGCCCAGCTCAGGACAGCGGACGCGATGGAACACTCTGGATGCAAATTTGAGGGTCTGGGTCATGGTCTGGCTGCGGAACCCACCAAAGCTcgctcctccagagcatcttgcCCGGCCTCTATTTAACACTTGGGCGCGGTAGTGGCGACGCCCCCTCCCCGAGCTCCTCAGCCAATCCTCTCTCCTGAGTGGTCAATGCTGGGGATTAGCACCCAGAAACAGCAGGCGGGGCTGGAGCGGCCAAGGCAGCTCCCTTGGGTCTCATGTTACCATGACCCTCTCGGGAGGCGAGgcttgcctcagtttctcctgggCTGGTGCCCTAGTCCATCAGCCTAAAGATCTCTTCCTCAGAAAGTCTATTTGGTGAGGTTTAGTTGACCAAGATACAGACTCGGTCTCTGGTGTTCCCACCACTTCCCCAGGGAGCTCGGCCCGctccaccaccactaccaccatccccgcccccccgccctgGGGCCCTCCTCAGGAATTCCCCGACCTCCAGCTCCTCAAGGAGTTAAGAGCCGGAAGAGGCACAGCTGGAGCTCTCCTCAGATTCTTGCCTCTTAGGGCTGCACATTTTCTGTACCTGAGCAGAATTTTTCTACACTGCCACATGGCTCCCCCTGCCCCTATCCCTGCGACGGCCGCCGCCCCCTTCCCCGCCCCGCTCCCAACTGGACAGAGGGCAGGTGGGATCATGGGTTAAAATGGTTTCAGGAGccttcatttttattccttgaGGAGACGGGGTTGGTCTTTTGGGTCAACAAGCCCTGTCCTACCAGCCATAGGAATATGAGACTTGAGGAGCAGAAATGAAGAAACTTATTGCAAACTAGAAAAGTTGAgagatttttctgggctcctggACAGAACAAGGGCTCTCAGGTACAGAAAAGGTGCAGCCCAATGAGGCAAGAATCTGAGAGCTCCAGCTGTGCCTCTTCTGCCTCTTACTCTTTGAGGAGCTAGAGTTCTGACTCTCCAGCTGACGcagtctcctgtgtgtgtgtgtggggggggggggggggggcggttctAGTCAGCAGCCCCTTTCCACTTTTAGCCTCAGAATCCTCCCCAGTTCAGCTCTTTGCTCCTTACTcccgcccccctccctccccaagcAGGTTCAGCGCTAGTCAGTCAGCTCTGAAATTAAAGCAAAGGTCAACAGGAGAAGGCAGGGGGTCTCCACCACCACACCCAGGATCTCCAGAGACAGCAAGAACAAAGGGAACACGAATTCCCCAGGTCAAGTCTTAGGCAGGGAGAGGATGGGAGTGATACACACTCTAGCCTTTCCTCAAAAACATAGCATgttatgtgcacacacatacatgttacCCTCAGAACCATAAAGCaaacatgagcaggcaggtgatCTGAGTCTAGCAGGCAGTGTAGATGGACAGTGGAGAACTGCATTCCTCACTCCAGCTGAGAAGGAGAGCTCCTAGGAGAAGGGAGTGCTAAGGAAGAGCAAGTCTCCACTTCTTTCCAAGGATCCCTTCTGGTCCAAGGTCTTTTGACCTTCCCAGTCAGCTGCTTTGGGTTTCTGCTGCCACTGGAAGGGCAAGAAGGTAAGAGGCGTCTGGGGCAGTCCTGAACTCCAGGGTCCTGCCCTGGGCAGCTCTTCAACTTGAGAGACTGCTGCCTGCTCTCTCTGTAGCAGGCTTGGCTGGGAAGGTCCAAGGGCCTGATCTCCTTTCCAGTCCCCCAAATATGGGGTTCCACTAAGGCAAAGGCAAAGTCAGTGACCAGGAGGGGTAGGAGTGGGAGTCACTGCCGGGAGGGCGGGATCCTGTATTCTTCGGAAGATGGCTGGGAAGTTCTTTCCTCCATTGCGTAGAACTTTCTTTCCCTCCTCGGTTGAGGTGCCCAGATGTCCCACAATGGGGTCTTCACTCTGGGAGAAGGAAGGGTCCAGTAAGTCCTCGCCCATCTTTCAGATTGCCCTGGTCCCTAGacattcatcccatcctctgg
Coding sequences within:
- the LOC113892895 gene encoding 25-hydroxyvitamin D-1 alpha hydroxylase, mitochondrial; the protein is MTQTLKFASRVFHRVRCPELGASLGSRGSESAPRVLADIPGPSTPGFLAELFCKGGLSRLHELQVQGAARFGPVWLASFGTVRTVYLAAPTLVEQLLRQEGPRPERCSFSPWTEHRRRRQRACGLLTAEGEEWQRLRSLLAPLLLRPQAAARYAGTLHGVVRDLVRRLRRQRGLGAGPPSLVRDVAGEFYKFGLEGIAAVLLGSRLGCLEAEVPPDTETFIRAVGSVFVSTLLTMAMPSWLHRVVPGPWDRLCRDWDQMFAFAQQHVEQREAEVAMRNQSEKSEEDMGPGAHLTYFLLQKELPAASILGNVTELLLAGVDTVSNTLSWALYELSRHPEIQTALHAEITAALGPGSSTQPSATALSQLPLLKAVVKEVLRLYPVVPGNSRVPDRDICVGEYIIPKNTLVTLCHYATSRDPAQFPEPNSFRPARWLGEGPAPHPFASLPFGFGKRSCVGRRLAELELQMALAQILIHFEVQPEPGSAPVRPMTRTVLVPERSINLQFVDR